The Dickeya poaceiphila DNA window GATTCACGAAGAACACCTGCGTGGGCTGATTACCGAGCACGTTCAGCAAACGGGTTCACAGCGTGGCGAAGAAATTCTTGCCAACTGGCCGGTCTGGGCATCGAAATTTGCGCTGGTCAAGCCGAAGTCAAGTGATGTGAAAGCGTTGTTGGGTCATCGTAGTCGTTCCGCAGCAGAGCTGCGGGTACAGGCGCAGTAAGAGGTCATCATGAGTCAAAATGTTTATCAGTTTATCGACTTACAGCGCGTTGATCCGCCCAAGAAGCCGCTGAAGATTCGTAAAATCGAGTTTGTTGAAATTTACGAGCCATTCTCGGAAAGCCAGTCCAAGGCGCAGGCAGATCGCTGCTTGGCCTGTGGCAACCCTTACTGTGAATGGAAATGTCCGGTCCACAACTACATCCCAAACTGGCTGAAACTGGCCAACGAGGGCCGGATTATTGAGGCGGCGGAACTGTCTCACCAGACCAATAGCCTGCCGGAAGTCTGTGGCCGTGTTTGTCCGCAGGATCGTCTGTGCGAAGGGTCTTGCACCCTGAACGACGAATTCGGTGCCGTAACCATCGGCAATATTGAGCGCTACATCAACGATAAAGCGATTGAGATGGGCTGGCGTCCGGATGTGTCGTCCGTGCAGCCAACTGGCAAGCGTGTAGCCATCATCGGTGCTGGCCCTGCCGGGCTTGCCTGTGCTGACGTGCTGACCCGCAACGGCGTGAAGGCGGTGGTCTATGACCGTCATCCGGAAATCGGCGGCTTGCTGACTTTCGGTATCCCGGCGTTCAAGCTGGAAAAAGAGGTGATGACCAAACGCCGCGAAATCTTCACGGAGATGGGAATCGAGTTTCAGCTAAACACCGAGATCGGCAAAGACATTCAGTTGAACGACCTGCTGGTAGAATATGACGCCGTCTTCCTGGGCGTCGGAACCTATCAGTCGATGAGTGGCGGGCTGGAAAACGAAGACGCGCCGGGCGTATACGACGCGCTACCGTTCCTGATTGCCAATACCAAGCACCTGATGGGTTTCAAAACCAGCGAACAGGAACCGTATATCTCGATGCAGGGCAAACGTGTGGTAGTGCTGGGTGGTGGCGATACCGCGATGGACTGCGTGCGGACTTCGATTCGTCAAGGTGCGACTCACGTCACCTGTGCCTACCGTCGTGATGAAGAGAACATGCCAGGCTCCAGGCGCGAAGTGAAAAATGCGCGCGAGGAAGGCGTAGAGTTCCGCTTCAACCTGCAGCCGCTCAGCATTGAAATCAACGGTGCCGGTAAAGTATGCGGCGTTCGCATGATTCGTACCGAACTGGGCGCGCCGGATGCCAATGGCCGCCGCCGTCCACAAGCGGTGGAAGGGTCAGAGCATGTGCTGGAAGCCGATGCGGTCATCATGGCGTTTGGCTTCCGTCCGCATAAGATGGCATGGCTGGCAGAGCATGGCGTGGAACTGGATACGCAGGGCCGCATCATCGCACCGGAACAAAGCAACAGTGCATTCCAGACATCAAACCCGAAAATCTTCGCTGGCGGTGATGCGGTACGTGGTTCTGATCTGGTGGTGACCGCGATAGCAGAAGGCCGTAAAGCCGCTGACGGGATCATGAACTATCTGGAAGTCTAATCCCTTCTGATACTCCAAAGGCGGCGCTGGCCGCCTTTAACTTTATCTTGCAGATATAAGCAAACAGTAAAAAGGCACTATAACGTGCCTTTTTTATCAATCGCGATTATTTGACTACTCGCAGGGAAGGTCTGCCGCCTCTCGGTGGCTGCGGCGGTTCATCATCTGGCTGCTCGTTTTGCAATGAGGAAGACTCATTGTCCACCACCGAAATCAGCGTCGGTTTGGATGCCTCTTCAGTTTGAGGTTGCTCACCAAATTCTTCGACGATTTCGTAGGCTGGCTCAGGCTCAAACATGGTGCCCGCACCATTTTCACGGGCATAGATCGCCATAACCGACGCCATTGGAGCGAACACCTGACGGGGAACACCACCAAAACGCGCATTGAAACGTACGCAGTCATCAGCCAGCTCAAGATTTCCCACCGCACGCGGCGCAATGTTCAGGACAATTTGTCCGTCACGGGCAAATTCCATCGGCACCTGCACGCCGGGAATGCTTACATCCACTACCAGATGCGGCGTCAGCTGGTTATCCAGCAACCAGTCATAAAAGGCCCGTAATAAATACGGGCGGCGCGGAGAGAGCTGAGACAACGTCATGCCATTACCCTCTGGACTGCAACCGGATTTCACGCTCGGCTTCAGTCAGTGAAGCGAGAAAGGCATCACGCTCAAACACGCGAGTCATATAACCTTTCAGTTCCTTCGCTCCAGAACCGCTCAGTTCGATACCCAGCACCGGCAGACGCCACAGCAACGGAGCCAGGTAACAATCCACCAGGCTAAATTCTTCACTCATGAAATAAGGCGCTTCGTTGAACACCGGGGCAAGCGCCAGCAACTCTTCGCGCAGTTGCTTACGCGCAGCTTCCGCATCCGATGCATTACCATTCAGGATAGTTTTCATCAACGAATACCAATCCTGTTCGATGCGGTGCATCATCAAACGGCTATTACCACGCGCCACCGGATAAACCGGCATCAACGGCGGGTGCGGGAAGCGCTCATCAAGATATTCCATGATGATACGTGATTCATACAACGTCAGCTCACGGTCAACCAATGTCGGCACAGAACCGTAAGGATTGAGGTCGATAAGATCCTGCGGCAGATTATCCATGTCCACCTGCTCAATCTCGACACTCACCCCTTTTTCGGCCAGTACGATACGGACCTGATGGCTAAAAATGTCGGACGGACCAGAAAACAGCGTCATCACCGAACGTTTGTTGGCAGCGACAGCCATGAAAACCTCCAAGTTATCGAAAAAATACGGCGAACAACCGATCGAGAATATGATCCTGCTGGCCTTGCCGCGTTTAGGCTTCCCCAAGGGGGAGAAAGCGGACGACATCCGTCGTTCTGTTAAAATCACTTGCTGGCGAAAGGCACAAAACCGGGCAATAGTTTATCAGATTCTGTTTGTTTTGTGGGGGGATAAGCGTGTTTTCATAGTTAACCCACAGTAATCAAAGCAGATTTTTTCCATGAATAACGCTGAGCGAAAAAAAACCCGGTGATAAACACCGGGTTTTTCTGCGTTGATTTCGCTGCCAGGCAGCCAGAAATTAACGTTTGGAGTACTGCGGACGACGACGTGCTTTGCGCAGACCCACTTTTTTACGTTCAACCTGACGAGCGTCACGGGTAACGAAGCCAGCTTTACGCAGTTCAGAACGCAGAGATTCGTCGTATTCCATCAGAGCGCGGGTGATACCGTGACGGATAGCACCGGCCTGACCAGAAATACCACCACCTTTAACGGTGATGTACAGATCCAATTTACCAACCATATCGACCAGTTCCAGCGGCTGGCGAACGACCATGCGCGCGGTTTCACGGCCAAAGTACTGCTCCAGAGTACGCTGGTTGATGACGATATTGCCACTGCCCGGTTTGATAAATACGCGAGCGGCGGAGCTTTTGCGGCGACCAGTGCCGTAGTATTGATTTTCAGCCATTGCCTGTAATCCCGATTAAATGTCCAGAACTTGCGGTTGCTGTGCCGCGTGATTGTGCTCGTTACCCGCGTAAACTTTCAGTTTACGGTACATAGCACGACCCAGCGGGCCCTTCGGCAGCATGCCTTTAACCGCGATTTCAATTACGCGCTCAGGACGGCGGGCAATCATCTCTTCAAAGGTCGCTTCTTTGATACCACCGATGTGGCCGGTGTGATGGTAGTACATTTTGTCAGAACGTTTGTTGCCGGTTACAGCAACTTTTTCTGCGTTCAGAACGATGATGTAGTCACCGGTATCAACGTGCGGAGTGTATTCCGCTTTGTGCTTACCGCGCAGACGACGAGCCAGTTCAGTAGCCAGACGGCCAAGAGTTTTGCCGCTCGCGTCAACAACGTACCAGTCGCGTTTTACGGTTTCTGGTTTAGCTGTAAAAGTTTTCATTAAAAGCTTACCCAATTTAAGTTACACGTTGGTGAACACCCAAACGCTTAAATAAATAGTGTTGAGGTTCACACGGCTATCTAGTCCAGCAAACCTACCCCTTCGAATAGCTATTGCCAGCGCGATTAAAGTTTCGGGAAAAAACTTTGTTGTAACGTGGGGTCGCAAGATTATAGAGAAGTCGATTTCAAAGATCGACTTTTTTCTCTAACAATTTCCTGCCCGCCTACGTCGCCGGTTGCAGGAAACCATTACGGCAAATGCGGCTGGCGCAAGTACTCTTCGCTTTGCATCTCCTGTAAACGCGACAGACAGCGCTGATATTCAAATTTCAGGTGTTCGCCCTGATAAATGTCAAACATCGGTGCCTGTGCAGACATAATCAGCTTCACCCGGCGTTCATAGAACTCGTCCACCAGCGCCAGAAAACGACGGGCAGCATTTTCATCTTTAGCTTCCATCACCGGCACATGGTGCAATAACACCGTGTGGTACAACCGCGATAATGCGATGTAATCGTTCTGACTGCGCGCATCAAGACACAACGTGGCAAAATCTACCGCCAGCACACCATCCCCCGCGCTCAGTGTTGCCAACGGGCGATGATTAATCTCCAGCACCGGGCCTGGCTGACTGACATCACGCCCGGACAGGCGACGAAACATTGCCTGCATCTGAGCATCGGTATCCGCATTGATTGGGGTAAGGTACAAGTGTGCCTGAGTCAGGGTACGTAGCCGGTAATCAATGCCTGCATCCACATTGAGCACATCGCAGTAGCGCTTGATCAAATCAATGGCAGGCAGGAAACGCGCGCGCTGCAACCCATTGCGATACAACTCGTCTGGCGGAATGTTAGACGTCGCTACCAGCGCAATCCCCCGCGAGAACAATGCTCGCAACAGTTCCGCCAGCAACATGGCGTCGGTAATATCAGACACGAAGAATTCATCGAAACACAAAATATCGGTCTGAGCCTTAAAGCCATCCGCCACCTTTTCCAGTGGGTTTTCCTGCCCTTGTAGCTGGTTCAGCTCTTCATGCACCCGTAGCATAAATCGGTGGAAGTGCAGCCGGAGTTTGCGCTCCGAGGGCAAACTGTGGAAAAACAGATCCATCAGCCAGGTTTTACCTCGCCCCACTCCGCCCCACATATACAGCCCTTGCACCGGCGATGGTGGTTTTCCCTTATTTCCCAGCCAATTGCGCCATTTCGACATCAGTCCCGGCGCGCGGTTTTCCGTTTGTCCCCATACCTGTTCCGTCAGCGTTTGATGAATGGCGTTTAGGCGGACTACAGTTTGATGCTGCACCTCATCGGGTTGATAGGTCTGGGCCATCAAAGCCTGCTGGTAAAGTGCCAAAGGGGTTGTTCTCTGCATAGCACAAAATCCCTGAGAAAAATTTCGTTATATTTTATCGTGCGTTAACGCCGGTTCAGCCCGTGATCGTGAGCGTTAGCGCTTCGCGGTGACCACATACCCGATCAGACCAGATCTACAAGGACTCCACTCCGGCGAGGTTAGCGGTTATAGTGGCTATTATTAAGTGAAAAAACCCTACGGGACAACGAAGTCAAAATAGGAGTCGTTTTATGACCTGGGAGTCTGCGCTGATTGGATTTGTTATCGGTGTCATCATTGGCGCTGTCGTGATGCGGTTTGGCAACCGTAAATTGCGCCAGCAGCAGGTACTGCAAAACGAACTGGAGAAAAACAAAACCGAACTGGAAGAATATCGTCAGGAATTGGTCAGCCATTTTGCCCACAGCGCAGAACTGCTCGACAATATGGCACGCGATTACCGTCAGCTTTACCAACATATGGCGAAAAGCTCCAACAACCTGCTGCCGGATGTTCCGATGCAGGACAACCCGTTCCGCTATCGCCTGACCGAGGCCGAATCGGACAACGACCAAGCCCCGGTAGATATGCCGCCGCGCGACTACTCAGGCAGCGCATCTGGCCTGCTTCGTGGCGCACGACCAACAGGCAAGTGACCGCTAGCTTTGCTGACCTTGCCGTTCTTATTCACCCTGACGACACGCAATTTGTCGTCAGGGTGTGTTCTGTGATAGGCCATGCCTACCTTCCCGTAGCAACGGTTGTTACATTCTGCTGACGAAATATCAGCGAACTTTACACACCGCACTGTGTCTGAGTATTCACCGCAAGTTTAAGTTTATATATCATCGTTTTATTCATAGGCAGGTCGTGAGAGAGTTAACAATCAATGAAAAAAACATCGTTGTTATATAGCGCACTGGCACTCGGTATTGGACTGTCGTTGTCTTCATTGCCCCCGGCCAACGCCGCGTTGCCTGCCGTTGTAGAAGGTCAGGCTCTGCCCAGTTTGGCGCCGATGCTGGAAAAAGTGCTGCCTGCCGTCGTGAGCGTTCACGTGGAAGGTACACAGGTACAGCGCCAGCGTATCCCGGAAGAGTTCAAATTCTTCTTTGGCCCCAATACCCCGTCCGAAAAACAAAATGCGCGTCCGTTTGAAGGATTAG harbors:
- a CDS encoding glutamate synthase small subunit gives rise to the protein MSQNVYQFIDLQRVDPPKKPLKIRKIEFVEIYEPFSESQSKAQADRCLACGNPYCEWKCPVHNYIPNWLKLANEGRIIEAAELSHQTNSLPEVCGRVCPQDRLCEGSCTLNDEFGAVTIGNIERYINDKAIEMGWRPDVSSVQPTGKRVAIIGAGPAGLACADVLTRNGVKAVVYDRHPEIGGLLTFGIPAFKLEKEVMTKRREIFTEMGIEFQLNTEIGKDIQLNDLLVEYDAVFLGVGTYQSMSGGLENEDAPGVYDALPFLIANTKHLMGFKTSEQEPYISMQGKRVVVLGGGDTAMDCVRTSIRQGATHVTCAYRRDEENMPGSRREVKNAREEGVEFRFNLQPLSIEINGAGKVCGVRMIRTELGAPDANGRRRPQAVEGSEHVLEADAVIMAFGFRPHKMAWLAEHGVELDTQGRIIAPEQSNSAFQTSNPKIFAGGDAVRGSDLVVTAIAEGRKAADGIMNYLEV
- the zapE gene encoding cell division protein ZapE, which produces MQRTTPLALYQQALMAQTYQPDEVQHQTVVRLNAIHQTLTEQVWGQTENRAPGLMSKWRNWLGNKGKPPSPVQGLYMWGGVGRGKTWLMDLFFHSLPSERKLRLHFHRFMLRVHEELNQLQGQENPLEKVADGFKAQTDILCFDEFFVSDITDAMLLAELLRALFSRGIALVATSNIPPDELYRNGLQRARFLPAIDLIKRYCDVLNVDAGIDYRLRTLTQAHLYLTPINADTDAQMQAMFRRLSGRDVSQPGPVLEINHRPLATLSAGDGVLAVDFATLCLDARSQNDYIALSRLYHTVLLHHVPVMEAKDENAARRFLALVDEFYERRVKLIMSAQAPMFDIYQGEHLKFEYQRCLSRLQEMQSEEYLRQPHLP
- the zapG gene encoding Z-ring associated protein ZapG — translated: MTWESALIGFVIGVIIGAVVMRFGNRKLRQQQVLQNELEKNKTELEEYRQELVSHFAHSAELLDNMARDYRQLYQHMAKSSNNLLPDVPMQDNPFRYRLTEAESDNDQAPVDMPPRDYSGSASGLLRGARPTGK
- the rpsI gene encoding 30S ribosomal protein S9, encoding MAENQYYGTGRRKSSAARVFIKPGSGNIVINQRTLEQYFGRETARMVVRQPLELVDMVGKLDLYITVKGGGISGQAGAIRHGITRALMEYDESLRSELRKAGFVTRDARQVERKKVGLRKARRRPQYSKR
- the sspB gene encoding ClpXP protease specificity-enhancing factor, whose product is MTLSQLSPRRPYLLRAFYDWLLDNQLTPHLVVDVSIPGVQVPMEFARDGQIVLNIAPRAVGNLELADDCVRFNARFGGVPRQVFAPMASVMAIYARENGAGTMFEPEPAYEIVEEFGEQPQTEEASKPTLISVVDNESSSLQNEQPDDEPPQPPRGGRPSLRVVK
- the rplM gene encoding 50S ribosomal protein L13 encodes the protein MKTFTAKPETVKRDWYVVDASGKTLGRLATELARRLRGKHKAEYTPHVDTGDYIIVLNAEKVAVTGNKRSDKMYYHHTGHIGGIKEATFEEMIARRPERVIEIAVKGMLPKGPLGRAMYRKLKVYAGNEHNHAAQQPQVLDI
- the sspA gene encoding stringent starvation protein SspA, which encodes MAVAANKRSVMTLFSGPSDIFSHQVRIVLAEKGVSVEIEQVDMDNLPQDLIDLNPYGSVPTLVDRELTLYESRIIMEYLDERFPHPPLMPVYPVARGNSRLMMHRIEQDWYSLMKTILNGNASDAEAARKQLREELLALAPVFNEAPYFMSEEFSLVDCYLAPLLWRLPVLGIELSGSGAKELKGYMTRVFERDAFLASLTEAEREIRLQSRG